Proteins encoded within one genomic window of Pygocentrus nattereri isolate fPygNat1 chromosome 7, fPygNat1.pri, whole genome shotgun sequence:
- the miox gene encoding inositol oxygenase — MRVINLGPDPSLAYRPEYPLQEGKDKSQFRNFESGDLFERVFNTYKLMHKHQTLDFVKQKHAEWAGCTHSRMTVMESIDRLDQLIDESDPDVDFPNSFHAFQTAEGIRREHPDKDWFQLVGLIHDIGKIMALWGEPQWAVVGDTYPVGCRFQNAIVFRETTFVDNPDDKNSSLNTECGIYETHCGLGNVLMSWGHDEYLYQVMKFNKCPIPEEGLYMIRFHSFYPWHTHGNYMHLCNEKDLKMLPWVKEFNKFDLYTKSTDLPDVEQLKPYYQSLIDKYCPGVLSW, encoded by the exons ATGAGGGTGATTAACCTG GGTCCCGACCCTTCACTAGCATACCGTCCTGAGTACCCGCTACAAGAAGGCAAAGACAAATCTCAATTTAGAAACTTTGAG agtggGGATCTTTTTGAGCGTGTGTTCAACACATACAAACTGATGCACAAACATCAGACCCTGGACTTTGTCAAACAAAAG CATGCAGAATGGGCGGGCTGCACTCATTCTCGTATGACTGTGATGGAGAGTATTGACCGTCTGGACCAGCTAATCGATGAATCTGATCCTGATGTCGACTTCCCAAACTCTTTCCACGCCTTCCAAACTGCTGAGGGCATTCGCAGGGAGCACCCAGATAAGG ACTGGTTCCAGCTGGTAGGCCTGATCCACGACATTGGTAAAATCATGGCCCTCTGGGGAGAGCCACAG tGGGCAGTGGTTGGAGATACATACCCTGTAGGATGCCGCTTCCAGAACGCAATCGTTTTCAGAGAAACTACATTTGTGGACAATCCAGATGACAAGAACAGCAGCCTGAA cacaGAATGTGGAATCTATGAAACTCACTGTGGTCTTGGTAATGTGCTGATGTCCTGGGGACATGATG AGTATCTGTACCAAGTGATGAAATTTAACAAGTGTCCCATCCCTGAGGAG GGTCTGTACATGATACGGTTCCACTCGTTCTACCCCTGGCATACTCACGGAAACTACATGCACCTGTGCAATGAGAAAGATCTGAAGATGTTGCCCTGGGTCAAAGAGTTCAA CAAGTTTGATTTATACACTAAAAGCACGGATCTGCCGGACGTGGAGCAGCTGAAGCCGTATTATCAGTCTCTCATTGACAAGTACTGTCCGGGAGTACTGTCCTGGTGA